Below is a genomic region from Gillisia sp. Hel_I_86.
AAAATGGTCAGCTACTTTCTTGGTGTTCAAGACTAATAGGCCTAAAAGGCCCAATAAAAATAATACTAGCGAAATACTTATAACTACAGAAAAATAAGACGAGATCAATCGGCGTTTTTGATACCTTTCAAAAGATGTACTCATATAGCAATGATAGATTTTGGTGTAAAAATAAGAAAGTTAAGCGTTCACTTTCTTTAAAACGTTCAAACTTTCCAAATTATTCTTATTAGATTAATTTAGTAAAAAATTAAAACTATGAGAATATTGATATATGGTGCTGGTGGAATAGGTGGGTATTTTGGGGGTAGATTGGCGCAAGCAGGTAATTCTGTTAGTATTATTGCCCGTGGAAAACATTTGGAAGCAATTAAAAAGAACGGATTAGAAGTAGAAAGCATCAATGGGAATTTTACAGTTACCCCAACTTTAGCCACAGATAATGTAAAGAAAGTGGAAACTCCCGAATTGATTATTTTGGGAATAAAATCTTGGCAAATCCCTGATGCAGCTAGGGAGGTAAAATCCATTATTAATGAAAACACGATGGTATTGCCACTTCAAAATGGCGCAAATAATGTGGAGAATTTATTGAAAGTGTTGTCTAAAAAGAATATTCTGGGCGGACTTTGTCATATCGTAAGTTTTGTATCAGCTCCAGGAAAGATCGTGCATGCAGGATTTGAACCAAAGATCACTTTTGGGGAATTGGATAATTCCAAATCTGCTAGAGTTCTAAAATTAGAAAAGGTACTTATAGATGCCAAAATCACCAATATAATCCCCGAAGCTATTGATCTTGAAATTTGGAAGAAGTTCTTGTTCATATCCACCATAAGTGCATTAGGCGGATTAACAAGAGTTAGTCTTGGAAAAATGAGGGAAAGCGCATATTTGATGGATGTTATGAGGAAGACTGCCGAGGAAATTAAAAATGTAGCCAATGCCAAAGGAATTTCCTTAGAGCATGTTTAAAAACGATTCACAAGAATCATTCGATTCTATTGAGGATAATCTGACAATTCTGCCACAATACCCAATATTCCTGACTTTCCGGTGTTTTTTCATAATCCTTGTCCAGTCGCCTGAAGAAATTGAAGATCCCGAAGGTCCTTTCGGTGACCCATCTCCACTTTACCGGGACAAAGCCTTTCGAGGATGGCGGGCATGACGAGATCTCCACTTCCAGCCCTATTACCGTCCTCTCGACCCACTCCATGAACACCTTCTTGTAGGCATGGTCGGCCAGTATCTTTTCCATCCGGTCCAGATAGCCCAACAGGGGCTCCACCACCCTCTCGGCCACCGCCCCGTCGGCCTGGTTCGCCGCGCCTACCACAACGCCCCATACCAGGCCGAGGGTATCGGTGATCGCGTGCCGTTTCCGTCCGTTTATCTTCTTGTTCCCGTCGATGCCCTTCGACTCCGAGGTCATCGGCCCCGCCTTGACGGACTGGCTGTCGATCGACAGCATACTGGGTGTTGCCCCCTTTCCCTGCCGCTTCCTCTCCATCATGTTCAGCCCTGCGTTCAGCCTTGAAAGGGTGCCGTCCCGGCCCCACTTCCTGAAATGGTAGTAGACGCTCTCCCATTTGGGAAAGCATTCCGGTAGGTTCCGCCATTGGCAGCCGGTGCGCAATATCCAAAGGATGGCGTCGGCAATGTCGCGCAACTTATAGTGGCCCTTGATTTTAACGGGAAGGAATTTTTTCATAATTTCCCACTGTTGGGCAGTCGATCGGGTGTATCTCGATTTCATAAACTCTGTTTTATTTGTGAACTACAAAGTTTATACTGCCCAACTTTTTTTACAAACTTTCACCCAAATTTGTTTTTAAACATGCTCTTAGCTCATTGTTGTAATCGCCATAAACTGCTAATAAGAATGGGTATGAAGTATCCATTCGTAATTTGGTAATTTCTTTGTATACAGATTTTAGGGTTTTATCTTCTTCTTTCTGTAAAGCAATCGCGACATAGTATTGAGAATATTCGTAAAGGCTTTTTACAATATTTTCTGTTCCTAATTTATCTTTATGGTTATTAAAATAGAGTTTAAAGGTATCATATACCTCTCCAATTTGAGTTTGCTCATCCCAACCTGAATTAAGTATTGCAGGCGTAATGAATTTCGCTTTTATATCAGATTCGGAAAAGTCTTTTTTATTCATCAAATTTTATTTTTTCAAGAATTTTCAAATTCCTATATACTTTTCATTTTTTAAATTTTCGCAATTACTTTATTCTTTAGCCATTCAAAAGCTTTTTCTTGATTATATGCTATTCCCGTTCTCAATAAAGCCTCCATATCTCCGGTGAAATTTGGGTCTTGCTCTTTTTCTTCAATATTTAGTAGAAACTCTTTTTGACTTGGCGGTCTATTTCCTGTTGAAAATGTTGTGTACTCTTTAAAGCATTTAATGATCTGCTCTATATTCAATTCCATTTTCAACCTTGAGTAATCCAAATCGAACAAATCCCTGCCTTTACTGCGTTGGTATAATGCTCGTAATTTTGTGCCCAGTAATTCATTGATATTATAAGTTCGGATATTGGCTTTCCCTTCAAACCAATCACTCTTTATTTCAAAAGGAAACTCTACCCAAGGCAACACGTTAAAATGCTCTTTACAGTTGATTTCCAATTTTAAGCGCAATCTAATTTCTTCATATTCAGAATTGAAACGATATAGTGCTTTTGCTCCGTGTCCTTTAACTTGTGTTTTTCTTGGTTCCTCAAAAAATGTGATTACTTCATTAAGACGTTGCATTATTGGTTTTATAGGACCTGGTTTTATTTGGACCAAATCTATATCTTCAGAATATCTTGGCGCTGGATTCAAATACAATTTGTGAAGGGCGGTATCGCCTCTAAAGGCTAAGTTTTCATTTAAGAATTCATCTGAAAAAATTTCTACCAATGCACGACTAATGACAAGGTCTTGTTCTACTTGATAAAACTGTTTCCAAGGTGCTTGTTCTTGCCATTTCGCTATATAAGGCTTCGGAATCATAAATCGCTCTCTATTTTTATATTCACATCCACTTTCCAATTATTATGAATGGCTCCAGGTCTCTCTTTTGATTTTGGACTCAATAACACCGGATAGTATTTTGATGTCTTTAAGTACTCTTTTATGGGATCGTACAAATTCGATTCAACTTGTAGTTCGTCTTCTAGCAAAAAACCCAAACGTTGTAAGGTGCTTTTGTGAGGATACCAACTAAGTAAGTCTTCTATATCTTGAACGTTTATTTCTTCTGACAGTTCTTCGAGAATGGCTAACATTCTATTGATACCTCCCAACTTGCTTTGATGATGGATTAAATCTACAGCTGTTAACGCTGGACTTGAAATTTTAAAAATACCTGCATCCGATTTTTTCTCTAAAATGTTTTTTGTTGGCCATTTTGAAGTTGTAAAAAAATGAATATCTATCGATGATTTTTTAATATTAGGGAATGACTTATCTGTCATTACATATTCCCGTTGCACTTGTTGATGTCCTGCGCCGTGAAACTTTGCAGCAGAATAAAAGCCTAAGTAATAATTACTATCCAAATAATCAAAAAGCTTATGTGCAAATAACTGCACAGGTAGCTGTTCTTGTTTGGAATATCTTGGTGGAATGATTAAATAAAACCCTTTTCTTAAGTTTACAATTTCCTTTTTGGCTACCAAACGTGAAAGCTCTTGCTTTAAAGCAGTATCAGTTTTATGACACTTTTTTACAAGTTCATCCCAAGAAAACGAGTATTCCTCAAAGGATTGTAGTTGCTTTATATAGTCTGAAATATCCACTTAAAAGTAAATTTTCGAGAAAGATACCATTTTACGGTAATTATCTCGTTATTCTACTATAAAAATTTTTAATTTTGCCAAAGGATTTCCATAAAGGCTATTAGTATCAATTTTATATGAAAACGCTCTTCATCTGTTCCGCAAACAAACAACGCTCAAAAACGGCTGAAGACTATTTGGCTTCAAAATATCCAGGGCACGAATTTCTAAGTGCAGGCACTAATATTAAAATTTGTAGAAAAGAAGGAACAACTGAACTGACTGAGGATTTATTAAAATGGGCCGACAAGGTCTATGTTATGGAAAAGAAACATTTAGACCAAATTAAGAAGCATACAGGCTCAAAGTATTACTCAAAAATTAAGGTGTTAGATATTCCAGATATCTACAAATACTATGATGCTGATTTGATCACGATTTTGGAAGAGAAGGTGTCTTTCTAAAACTACCTTTATAGTGGTAAAAAACTCCTAAAAAGCATCATATATACCATTATAATGGTTTTTTAACTTTCGTCCGATTTGAGATTGTTCAACTACATACCTTAGTAAACTTTCGAGAAAAACACTAAAAATTGGTACTTTACTCGAAAATTTACTAAAACTCGCTCTTAATAATTTTATTTGAACTCATTTATGTGGGTTTGTATACCTAACTCGCATAAATATCCCAAAACTCACAAATTTTTGTTAAAAAGGGGCTAATTCGGTGTCACTAATTTTAGAGGGTCGTTTTAAGTCCTGTAAAACCTCAAAAAATAAAAATTTGGATAGTTCCTCATTCTCCGCTGAAAAGCCCCGTAACACTAGTGTTTACGGGGCTTTGTTTTTAGGGGTGTTGAATTAGGTGTTGTTTATGAGGTTTTTAAATTATTTACTTTTAGAATTTTAAAGGTCGAAAGTGATTTATTGGAAATTTTTTATTGAAACTTAAATGCGGTGTTTTTATTATTGGATATATAATTAGAGCATGTTTAAAAACAAATTTGGGTGAAAGTTTGTAAAAAAAGTTGGGCAGTATAAACTTTGTAGTTCACAAATAAAACAGAGTTTATGAAATCGAGATACACCCGATCGACTGCCCAACAGTGGGAAATTATGAAAAAATTCCTTCCCGTTAAAATCAAGGGCCACTATAAGTTGCGCGACATTGCCGACGCCATCCTTTGGATATTTCGCACCGGCTGCCAATGGCGGAACCTACCGGAATGCTTTCCCAAATGGGAGAGTGTCTACTACCATTTCAGGAAGTGGGGCCGGGACGGCACCCTTTCAAGGCTGAACGCAGGGCTGAACATGATGGAGAGGAAGCGGCAGGGAAAGGGGGCAACGCCCAGTATGCTGTCGATCGACAGCCAGTCCGTCAAGGCGGGGCCGATGACCTCGGAGTCGAAGGGCATCGACGGGAACAAGAAGATAAAAGGACGGAAACGGCACGCGATCACCGATACCCTCGGCCTGGTATGGGGCGTTGTGGTAGGCGCGGCGAACCAGGCCGACGGGGCGGTGGCCGAGAGGGTGGTGGAGCCCCTGTTGGGCTATCTGGACCGGATGGAAAAGATACTGGCCGACCATGCCTACAAGAAGGTGTTCATGGAGTGGGTCGAGAGGACGGTAATAGGGCTGGAAGTGGAGATCTCGTCATGCCCGCCATCCTCGAAAGGCTTTGTCCCGGTAAAGTGGAGATGGGTCACCGAAAGGACCTTCGGGATCTTCAATTTCTTCAGGCGACTGGACAAGGATTATGAAAAAACACCGGAAAGTCAGGAATATTGGGTATTGTGGCAGAATTGTCAGATTATCCTCAATAGAATCGAATGATTCTTGTGAATCGTTTTTAAACATGCTCTTAAATGAAGAACACATTAAAGCAGTTTTTGAAGTGATAAATAAGCTAGACTCAAAAACAACCGCCTCTACACAGCGCGATATTATGGAAGGGAAACCTTCGGAATTGGAAAATTTTAATGGATATATCGTAAATGAAGGAAATCGACTTGGCGTTCCCACTCCAGTGAATCAATTTATCTACGAATGTTTGCTGCCAATGGAGAAACAAGCTAGAATGCAGATAGAATCTAACTAAAATAGGACTTATAAAGAAGTTTAATATTGTAAATTTGCGCGCATTACAGTTAAATATTACTGCGTAATCAGAAAATATCGAGGATGAGTTACCATTTTAATGAGATTGAAGCCAAGTGGCAAAAATATTGGGCAAACAACCAAACTTTTAAAGCAAAGAATAAAAGCGATCTGCCAAAATTCTATGTGTTGGATATGTTCCCATATCCCTCAGGAGCCGGATTGCACGTAGGGCATCCTCTAGGTTATATTGCCAGCGATATTTATGCAAGGTTCAAACGCCATAAAGGTTTTAATGTATTGCACCCTCAAGGTTACGATAGTTTTGGGTTGCCTGCAGAGCAGTATGCCATTCAAACAGGGCAGCATCCTGCGATTACTACAGAAGATAATATAAAACGGTATAGGGAGCAACTGGATCAAATAGGTTTTTCGTTCGATTGGAGCAGGGAAGTGCGTACTAGTGATCCCGAATATTATAAATGGACACAGTGGATCTTTATTCAACTGTTTGATTCCTGGTATGATAGAAATGAAGACAAAGCCCGCGAAATTTCACACTTGGAAACTATATTTTCTTCTGAAGGAAATTCGAAGGTAAATGCAGTTTGCGATGATGAGGTGGAAACTTTTTCGGCTGAAGAGTGGATTGCTTTTTCTTCTGAAGAAAAACAACAGATTCTTTTAAAATACAGGCTTACCTATTTAGCTGAAACCGAAGTGAACTGGTGTCCGGAATTGGGGACCGTGTTGGCAAATGACGAAATTGTAAATGGAGTATCGGAACGTGGAGGATATCCGGTAGTTCGAAAAAAGATGACCCAATGGAGCATGCGTATTTCAGCGTATGCACAGCGATTATTGGATGACCTTTCAGATATTGATTGGCCACAACCGCTAAAAGACTCCCAAACCAACTGGATTGGGAGATCCAAAGGGGCGCTTGTAAAGTTCCCCCTCTTAACCTCATCCCTTCCCCAACCCTTCCCAAAGGGAAGGGAGCCAAAATACCTTACAGGGAATCCTCAAATTTCTGGAGAACTTTTACATCGTGCTAAAGAAATGCGTAAAAACCCCACAAAGGAGGAAACTATTTTATGGCAAAAATTAAGAGCAAAACAACTGGATTGCAAATTTAGGAGACAACATCCAATTGATAATTATATAGTTGATTTTGTATGTCTTTCTAAAAAATTGATAATTGAGGTAGATGGTGAAGTTCATCTTCAACAAAAAGGGAAAGATGAAGAACGTGATCTTAAGCTAGTTCAAAAACTTGGATATAAAATTCTGAGATTCACGAATCAGCAAGTACTAAAAGATATTGATGAAGTAACAAATAAAATAGTGAACACGCTAAACTCCCTCTCCGTTGGAGAGGGCTGGGGAGAGGATGAGAACAATTTGGATAACCAAAAAGGGATAGAAGTTTTCACCACCCGTCCAGATACCATTTTTGGAGTGAGCTTTATGACGCTTGCGCCCGAACATGAATTAGTCAAGGAAATAACTACCTCTGCACAAAAAGAGGCAGTTGCTGCCTATATAGAAAAGTCGGCCAAACGCAGCGAACGTGAACGCATGGCAGATGTAAAGACGATAAGTGGCGTTTTTACGGGTGCTTATGCTATTCATCCGCTAAGTGGGGAGAAAATCCCGGTTTGGATCGGGGATTATGTATTGGCGGGTTATGGAACAGGGGCAGTAATGTCGGTTCCTTGCGGGGATCAGCGGGATTATGATTTCGCGAAGCATTTTGGATTGCCAATTCCTAATATTTTTGAAGGAATAGATATTTCTGAAGAGGCTTATGCCGGAAAAGATGGGACTATCATTGCAAATAGTGATTTCCTTAGCGGATTAAGCTATAAAGAAGCTACTCAAAAAGCAATTGAAGCCTTGGAAGCAGTGAATGCCGGAAAAGGAAAGATCAATTATAGATTACGGGATGCAGTATTTTCCCGACAACGGTATTGGGGAGAGCCATTTCCTGTATATTATATAAATGGTTTGCCGCAAATGATCGCAGAGGAACATTTGCCATTAAAATTACCAGAAGTAGAAAAATATCTTCCAACCGAAGAAGGCGAGCCACCATTAGGTCGTGCCAAAGATTGGTATTGGAATACTAAGCTAAATAAAGTAGTTTCCCCTCCTTTGGAGGGGTCAGGGGAGGATATTTATCCTTTAGAACTGAATACAATGCCAGGTTGGGCGGGAAGTTCATGGTATTTCTTTAGATATATGGATGCCGATAATGAAGATAGATTTGTTTCAGAAGAAGCCCAGAAATATTGGGAAAACGTAGATTTATATATCGGTGGAAGTGAGCATGCAACCGGTCACTTATTATATTCCAGATTTTGGGTGAAGTTTTTATACGATCGCGGAATGGTGACGGTAAAAGAACCTTTCAAAAAACTCATCAATCAAGGGATGATCTTGGGAATGAGCGCTATGGTTTATAGAATTGAAGGTGAGAATACCTTTGTTTCCCAAGGTTTGATTGGGGGTAAAAATGTACAACCAATACACGCCGATGTTTCAATGATAAATTCTTCAGATGAATTGGATGTGGAAGCTTTCAAGAACTGGAGGCCAGAATTCGCAGATGCCAAATTTATTTTAGAGAATGGAAAATATACTGTTGGAAGAGAGGTCGAAAAAATGTCCAAATCCAAATACAATGTTGTGGGTCCAGATGAGATCTGTTCTCAATACGGCGCAGATACATTGCGTATGTACGAGATGTTCTTGGGACCATTGGAACAAGCTAAACCATGGAATACCGCTGGAATTACGGGAGTTCACAGCTTCTTGAAGAAGCTATGGAAATTGTATCATTCCTCCCCCGACCCCTCCAATGGAGGGGAGGCATCTTTTCATGTTTCAGAAGAAAAAGCTTCAGCCGATTCCATGAAAACCTTGCATAAAACCATTAAAAAGGTAACTGAGGATATTGAACAATTTAGTTTTAATACGTCGGTTTCAACATTCATGATCTGTGTAAATGAGTTAACTGCTCAAAAATGCGATCAGCGGGAAGTATTGGAGCCACTTGTTATTTTAATAGCTCCTTATGCCCCACATATTGCCGAAGAACTTTGGAATAAATTAGGACATAATAGCTCTATAACAACTGCGATCTATCCTGTTTTTGAAGAAAAATATGTGATGGAAAGCACGAAAAAATACCCAATTTCTTTCAATGGAAAAATGCGATTTACCATGGAACTATCTTTGGAACTGGGAAAAAATGAAATAGAGGCAGCAGTAATGGCAGATGAAAGGACCCAAAAACAAATGGATGGTAGAGATCCTAAGAAAATAATTGTAGTGCCCGGGAAGATTGTGAATATTGTTGGCTAGTCTTAAGAGCAAATAATTAAATGACATTTAAGTATATTTGATATATGGAGTATCTTTTAATTGGATTGGGAGTTGGAGCTATTTTGGCGTATTTTATTTTTGCCAGGCTCCATAAGAACAAAAACAGGTCACGGGCAGATGAGCAATCTGTTATTTTAATGGATAAAATTAAGAGTGTTTGTAAATTTATTTCTGTGGAAGGAGATTTTTCTGAAATCTATCATTATGAAAATTTAAAAGATAAATATGTAAGCTTGCTTTTAGGGAAGAAAAAAGCGATCATTCTTATTACCGCGAAAGCACATATAGGTTTTGATCTTAGCAAAGTGCGAATGGATAGCGATGTAGAAAACAAGAAGATTATTCTCACCAATTTTCCAAAACCCGAGTTGCTTACCGTAGAAACCGATTTTAAATATTACGACAAGCGCGAAGGTTGGGCAAATCCTTTTACAACTTCAGACCTTACCGATATTAGCAGGGATTCAAAAAAGCATATTGTAGATAAGATCCCTCAAAGTGGTTTGCTTGAAAAAGCTGAAAAAGAGGCAGTGGGAACTATTCTACTAATGGAAAAAATCGTAGAAACTATTGGCTGGAAATTGGATTATTCAGCTTTGGAAGTTTCTTCAAAAGAACCGGTGAAGATTTCGAAATAGGTTTGTCAAACTGAGCCTAACTTAGAAGTTTAATAATATTACACCTTCTTTAAAAGATCCTTCCTGCCGTCGGGATGACAAATGAAGAAGTAAGAATGTCATTTCGAGATCCGTGATAAAAAAATTATCCAGCGTAGGAAATTGACGTGTTTTTTATATAAGCTGATGGGATGCTGAAACAAGTTCAGCATGACGACAATTCCGCATCGTCAGCCTGAACTGGTTTCAGGGTCTTGGATTCACAAATACATAAAAACACGTCAATGGTAGCGGAGCAGAGAAATCTTGGTATTTCTACATGCTCTAAAAGAGCACTACAATCTTAGGAACTATGGACATCGAAACTTATAGAGATTATTGTCTTTCCAAGAAAGGCGTGACCGAAGGTTTGCCTTTTGGACCAGATAACCTTGTTCTTAAGTTAATGGGCAAGATCTTTACCATTGCTTCTTTAGATGAGGTGCCATTAAGAGTGAATTTAAAATGCGATCCGGAAAGAGCCATAAGTTTGCGCGATGAGTATCCTGAAACTGTTCTACCGGGCTATCATATGAATAAAGTTCACTGGAATACCTTGATCATAGATGGCAGTCTTCAAAAAACGCTTATCTTCGAGCTTGTAGATCACTCGTATAATTTGATACGTGAAGGCTTAACCAAAAAACTGAAAGAGGAGCTGGACCTACTCTAACCATAGCGTTTAAATTTCATGACAGCATTCGATTTTTATACCCAGGAAAAAGCAATCCAAAAAAAACATTTATTCAACGCAAACAGGCAACTAAACGTGTCGAGTATGATGCGCCTGATCCTTTTTCTAGGAACTGCTTTTGGCATCTATTACTTTTATCCAGATTGGAAGATCGCCGCTTTAATCGGCGTGGTGGGATTTGGGATATTTCTATACTTGGTTTCACGCCATTCAGATCTTAAATACAAACGCAATAAGATCGACGAACTGGTAAAGCTCAATGAAACAGAACTTGAAGTTCTAAATAGGAATTTTTCTCATTTAGCGACCGGACAGGAATTTGAAGATCATGACCATCCCTTTAGTCAGGATATAGATTTATTTGGAAATGGTTCTTTTTTTCAATATTTAAACAGGACTTCCTTAAAAGATGGAAAGAAAAAATTAGCTGGTATCCTTACCGAAAACTCTATAGCAAATATTGATGAAAAGCAAGAAGCTATCAAAGAATTGGCAGAAAAGGCAACTTGGAGGCAGGAATTTTCTGCCGTTGCTAAGCTAGTTAAAACTGAAAACACTTCTAGCAACGTGCTTTCATGGCTCGCTGATTATAAGACTTTTGTTCCTAAAATAATGTTTTGGCTAAGTTGGACCTTTACGGCAATTTCCTTACTGCTAATAGCTGCATATTATACCCAAAGTATCAATGGATGGTTTGTTTTTGGCTGGTTTTTGGTTGGCTGGGGGATTACAGCAATCTATGTGAAGAAAATAAATGTGATGGCAAATAATGTTGGAAAAGTACAGGATACTTTTCATCAATATTATCAGTTGTTGGGAATGATCGAGTCTGTTACTTTTAAATCGGAAATCTTAAAAGAGCAACAATTAGCAGTAAAATCTGAAGAAAATAAAGCTTCAAAAATATTAAAATCGTTTTCCAAAGCTATCGATGCTTTGGATCAGCGGAATAATGCCATTTTTATCGCTATTGGGAATGGATTTCTTTTGTGGGACCTAAGGCAATCCCTGCGACTTGAAAAATGGATCCTGGCGCATCATGTAAATGTAAAAAAATGGTTTGAGGTCATCGAATTTATAGATGCCTACAACAGTCTTGGGAATTTTGCATTTAATCATGCGCACTATAGTTTTCCCGAGATCCATAGCGACAAATCTGTTATAAAAGCGGAAAACCTGGGTCATCCTTTGCTAAATCCTGAAAAACGGGTAGATAATGATCTTTTAATTGATAACGAACATTTTCTTATTATTACCGGCGCCAACATGGCCGGGAAAAGCACTTTTTTGAGAACAGTGTCTTTAC
It encodes:
- a CDS encoding MutS-related protein, translating into MTAFDFYTQEKAIQKKHLFNANRQLNVSSMMRLILFLGTAFGIYYFYPDWKIAALIGVVGFGIFLYLVSRHSDLKYKRNKIDELVKLNETELEVLNRNFSHLATGQEFEDHDHPFSQDIDLFGNGSFFQYLNRTSLKDGKKKLAGILTENSIANIDEKQEAIKELAEKATWRQEFSAVAKLVKTENTSSNVLSWLADYKTFVPKIMFWLSWTFTAISLLLIAAYYTQSINGWFVFGWFLVGWGITAIYVKKINVMANNVGKVQDTFHQYYQLLGMIESVTFKSEILKEQQLAVKSEENKASKILKSFSKAIDALDQRNNAIFIAIGNGFLLWDLRQSLRLEKWILAHHVNVKKWFEVIEFIDAYNSLGNFAFNHAHYSFPEIHSDKSVIKAENLGHPLLNPEKRVDNDLLIDNEHFLIITGANMAGKSTFLRTVSLHIVMANIGLPVCAEESEYTPIKLITSMRTTDSLSDDESYFFSELKRLQYIVNEIQEDKYFIILDEILKGTNSTDKAIGSRKFIQKLVKSRSTGIIATHDLSLCEVANELNEVENHYFDAEIVNDELFFDYKFKEGICQNMNASFLLKKMNIVD